From Eptesicus fuscus isolate TK198812 chromosome 13, DD_ASM_mEF_20220401, whole genome shotgun sequence, the proteins below share one genomic window:
- the PPP1R32 gene encoding protein phosphatase 1 regulatory subunit 32 isoform X2, whose amino-acid sequence MTGKIPLGVASPYVKTSSGGCTDPMKFYATTYCTAYGREEFKPRMGSHRGTGYKSNYRPVVSFQAGLRAPDNPAMGEQVRDSFQTVTGQSYRPLEVPDGKCPLPGSLYQTSSGYSLEKAGTAPTIKEVRKVHFDTQDYGPQAITGLEPKQVSLLQQQSKGSVEWENARHGPRFMTSEYNSKYLREPSSQPDLLQKKSIGAKEESGFTEASAKNPIASQALPGDPGDELLPQMSRDAERETGFSRVNERILGSRVPPPSPERSSVTHWQFQHPQRVQQTNVSLLGREMVGNKEPTGYSLNNAGYVRSPYDPGLDNPYLTSYNQGYFENIPKGLDREGWTRGGLQPQKPGGYALNQPVTRMEAIPTPTESLRHLHPHVGRTLISTDPFYRPPPHSGRFNAPH is encoded by the exons gccGGGAGGAGTTCAAGCCCCGCATGGGCAGTCACAGAGGCACCGGCTACAAATCGAACTACCGGCCTGTGGTCTCGTTCCAAGCCGGCCTCCGTGCTCCGGACAACCCAGCCATGGG GGAACAAGTCCGGGACAGCTTCCAGACGGTAACCGGCCAGAGTTACCGCCCCCTGGAGGTGCCCGATGGCAAGTGCCCGCTGCCCGGGAGCTTGTACCAGACCAGCTCCGGCTACTCTCTGGAGAAGGCCGGCACGGCACCCACCATCAAGGAg gtCCGGAAGGTGCACTTTGACACCCAGGACTACGGGCCGCAGGCCATCACCGGGCTGGAGCCCAAGCAGGTGTCCCTGCTCCAGCAGCAGAGCAAGGGCTCGGTGGAGTGGGAGAACGCCCGGCAC GGCCCGCGCTTCATGACTTCCGAGTACAATTCCAAGTACCTCAGGGAGCCCTCAAGCCAGCCAG ACCTCTTGCAGAAGAAATCCATCGGGGCCAAGGAGGAGAGCGGCTTCACCGAGGCGTCCGCCAAGAACCCCATCGCCtcccaggcgctccccggggacCCG GGGGACGAGCTCCTGCCCCAGATGTCCAGGGACGCGGAGCGGGAGACTGGCTTCAGCCGAGTGAATGAGAGGATTCTGGGCTCCAGA gtgccccctcccagcccggaGCGCAGCAGCGTGACCCACTGGCAATTCCAGCACCCCCAGCGAGTGCAACAGACAAATGTCTCCCTGCTTGGCCGGGAGATGGTGGGGAACAAG GAGCCCACAGGGTACAGCCTTAACAACGCCGGCTATGTCCGCAGCCCCTACGACCCCGGCCTGGACAATCCCTACCTGACCTCCTACAACCAAGG gtACTTCGAGAACATCCCGAAGGGTCTAGACCGGGAAGGCTGGACTCGAGGGGGCCTCCAGCCGCAGAAACCTGGAGGCTATGCCCTCAACCAGCCGGTCACCCGCATGgaggccatccccacccccacggaGAGCCTGAGGCACCTGCACCCCCACGTGGGAAG aACCCTGATCTCAACGGACCCCTTCTACCGCCCCCCGCCTCACAGCGGCCGCTTCAACGCCCCCCACTGA
- the PPP1R32 gene encoding protein phosphatase 1 regulatory subunit 32 isoform X1, producing MTGKIPLGVASPYVKTSSGGCTDPMKFYATTYCTAYGREEFKPRMGSHRGTGYKSNYRPVVSFQAGLRAPDNPAMGEQVRDSFQTVTGQSYRPLEVPDGKCPLPGSLYQTSSGYSLEKAGTAPTIKEVRKVHFDTQDYGPQAITGLEPKQVSLLQQQSKGSVEWENARHGPRFMTSEYNSKYLREPSSQPDLLQKKSIGAKEESGFTEASAKNPIASQALPGDPALLPGRSTSKADFLPMAPLHGDELLPQMSRDAERETGFSRVNERILGSRVPPPSPERSSVTHWQFQHPQRVQQTNVSLLGREMVGNKEPTGYSLNNAGYVRSPYDPGLDNPYLTSYNQGYFENIPKGLDREGWTRGGLQPQKPGGYALNQPVTRMEAIPTPTESLRHLHPHVGRTLISTDPFYRPPPHSGRFNAPH from the exons gccGGGAGGAGTTCAAGCCCCGCATGGGCAGTCACAGAGGCACCGGCTACAAATCGAACTACCGGCCTGTGGTCTCGTTCCAAGCCGGCCTCCGTGCTCCGGACAACCCAGCCATGGG GGAACAAGTCCGGGACAGCTTCCAGACGGTAACCGGCCAGAGTTACCGCCCCCTGGAGGTGCCCGATGGCAAGTGCCCGCTGCCCGGGAGCTTGTACCAGACCAGCTCCGGCTACTCTCTGGAGAAGGCCGGCACGGCACCCACCATCAAGGAg gtCCGGAAGGTGCACTTTGACACCCAGGACTACGGGCCGCAGGCCATCACCGGGCTGGAGCCCAAGCAGGTGTCCCTGCTCCAGCAGCAGAGCAAGGGCTCGGTGGAGTGGGAGAACGCCCGGCAC GGCCCGCGCTTCATGACTTCCGAGTACAATTCCAAGTACCTCAGGGAGCCCTCAAGCCAGCCAG ACCTCTTGCAGAAGAAATCCATCGGGGCCAAGGAGGAGAGCGGCTTCACCGAGGCGTCCGCCAAGAACCCCATCGCCtcccaggcgctccccggggacCCG GCCCTCCTTCCCGGCCGGAGCACCAGCAAGGCGGACTTTCTCCCCATGGCCCCCCTCCAC GGGGACGAGCTCCTGCCCCAGATGTCCAGGGACGCGGAGCGGGAGACTGGCTTCAGCCGAGTGAATGAGAGGATTCTGGGCTCCAGA gtgccccctcccagcccggaGCGCAGCAGCGTGACCCACTGGCAATTCCAGCACCCCCAGCGAGTGCAACAGACAAATGTCTCCCTGCTTGGCCGGGAGATGGTGGGGAACAAG GAGCCCACAGGGTACAGCCTTAACAACGCCGGCTATGTCCGCAGCCCCTACGACCCCGGCCTGGACAATCCCTACCTGACCTCCTACAACCAAGG gtACTTCGAGAACATCCCGAAGGGTCTAGACCGGGAAGGCTGGACTCGAGGGGGCCTCCAGCCGCAGAAACCTGGAGGCTATGCCCTCAACCAGCCGGTCACCCGCATGgaggccatccccacccccacggaGAGCCTGAGGCACCTGCACCCCCACGTGGGAAG aACCCTGATCTCAACGGACCCCTTCTACCGCCCCCCGCCTCACAGCGGCCGCTTCAACGCCCCCCACTGA